One Musa acuminata AAA Group cultivar baxijiao unplaced genomic scaffold, Cavendish_Baxijiao_AAA HiC_scaffold_1088, whole genome shotgun sequence genomic window carries:
- the LOC103985715 gene encoding trihelix transcription factor GTL1 isoform X3: protein MFCHFPSPSSSSSSIFSSATSTLTSFLYYSFLVTYHLCISYIWCFSSLFLGFFFALPTPSLCLFSRPFFLFCKLSFLLFSLHVLIPAIPTASTSSSLSLAPLREGQRGRGSSVGNTSNRRTCSNCPKRRCRELKGETICSAMQQQPQQQQQPPPQLQQQGGSQFGADMAPFAPSGASPPAHVLQIPGAGPLHPPPQPSSQLVETAPALVNRRPPAPTDAANFDELAPAVAGGFHDDEALTVGYEAERGGTPGSRWPRQETLALLKIRSEMDAAFRDATFKGPLWEEVSRKLAELGYKRSAKKCKEKFENVHKYYKRTKDGRAGRQDGKTYRFFNQLEALHSSGGGGATTPTVTPAMLLTTTSPAQISFTTAPAGPPATRVQASSVSAAAPPPVATPSWVVPDLGPQANSSLAAAGISFSSDSTSSSSSESDDEETEDAGESREGRKRKRSGGSRARQQMMTFFQGLMRQVMERQEAMQQRFLEAIEKREQDRLIREDAWRLQEMARLSREQELLSQERAMAASRDTAVISYLQKISGQPVTSSSAVPASAVAISLTPLPLPPSHAPPPPQPPPQQQQEHQQKQGDRHHTPKTDVTATQRVTVSSEPEEGHCFEPVSSSRWPKEEVHALIKLRSGLGSRYQEAGPKGPLWEDISAGMHRLGYNRSAKRCKEKWENINKYFKKVKDSNKKRPEDSKSCPYFHELEALYRKKTLGSDIAAGDPGGGSSAVGQQKQEQDTNPSPLGQQQQRHPAVAEGQNGDNNKNNISGGNPEAGGGSTVVQVQTRNGQQPPSFPDQEGTMKKTL, encoded by the exons ATGTTTTGTCATTTCCCATcaccatcgtcatcatcatcatccatcttCTCTTCTGCTACCTCCACCCTGACCTCGTTTCTTTACTATTCCTTCCTTGTTACATATCATCTGTGCATCTCATATATATGGTGTTTTAGCAGTCTttttcttggttttttttttgctttgcctACACCCTCCCTTTGCCTCTTCTCTcgacctttctttctcttctgcaAGCTCTCGTTTTTATTGTTTTCGCTCCATGTACTGATTCCTGCAATCCCCACCGCCAGTACCTCCTCTTCTCTATCTCTTGCCCCACTGAGGGAGGGGCAGAGAGGAAGAGGGAGTTCAGTTGGCAACACTAGTAATAGAAGAACTTGTAGTAACTGCCCAAAAAGGCGTTGTCGAGAGCTGAAAGGGGAAACAATTTGCAGCGCCATGCAGCAGCAAccacagcaacagcagcagccgcCGCCGCAGCTGCAGCAGCAGGGCGGGTCCCAATTCGGTGCCGATATGGCCCCATTCGCGCCCTCGGGGGCCAGCCCCCCGGCTCACGTGCTCCAAATCCCCGGCGCCGGCCCCCTCCATCCGCCGCCGCAGCCGTCGTCGCAGCTGGTGGAGACCGCGCCGGCGCTCGTCAATCGTCGGCCCCCGGCACCCACGGATGCAGCCAATTTCGATGAGTTGGCCCCCGCCGTGGCCGGGGGCTTTCACGACGATGAGGCTCTCACCGTCGGCTACGAGGCCGAGCGCGGTGGGACGCCCGGGAGCCGCTGGCCGCGGCAGGAGACGCTCGCGCTGCTCAAGATCCGCTCCGAGATGGACGCCGCTTTTCGAGACGCCACCTTTAAGGGTCCTCTCTGGGAAGAAGTCTCCAG GAAGCTAGCGGAGTTGGGCTACAAGAGGAGCGCGAAGAAGTGCAAGGAGAAGTTCGAGAACGTACATAAGTACTACAAGCGCACCAAGGACGGCCGAGCCGGCCGCCAGGACGGCAAGACCTACCGCTTCTTTAACCAGCTCGAGGCTCTCCACAGCAGCGGTGGAGGCGGCGCCACCACGCCCACCGTGACACCTGCCATGCTTCTCACTACCACCTCCCCAGCCCAGATTAGCTTCACCACCGCCCCGGCGGGCCCCCCAGCTACTAGAGTCCAAGCTTCGTCTGTCTCCGCCGCGGCCCCACCGCCCGTCGCGACGCCATCTTGGGTCGTACCTGACCTTGGACCACAAGCGAACTCGAGTTTGGCTGCAGCGGGGATCAGCTTCTCGTCAGATTCGACCTCCTCTTCGTCGTCGGAGTCCGACGACGAGGAGACGGAAGATGCCGGCGAGAGTCGGGAAGGACGGAAGAGGAAGCGCAGTGGGGGGTCGAGGGCCAGACAGCAGATGATGACCTTCTTCCAGGGCCTGATGCGGCAGGTGATGGAGCGGCAGGAGGCCATGCAGCAACGATTCTTGGAGGCGATCGAGAAAAGAGAGCAGGACAGGTTGATCCGAGAGGACGCGTGGCGGCTGCAGGAGATGGCGCGACTCAGCCGAGAGCAGGAGTTGCTTTCCCAAGAGCGCGCTATGGCGGCGTCCCGAGACACTGCGGTCATTTCCTACCTTCAAAAGATCAGCGGCCAACCTGTCACATCATCGTCTGCCGTTCCGGCCAGTGCCGTTGCCATCTCCCTCACACCACTCCCTCTGCCGCCGTCGCACGCTCCGCCCCCGCCACAGCCACCACCTCAGCAGCAACAGGAACACCAGCAGAAGCAAGGGGATCGGCATCACACGCCAAAAACCGACGTCACGGCGACGCAGCGGGTGACCGTCAGCTCGGAGCCCGAAGAGGGTCATTGCTTCGAGCCAGTGTCGTCCTCGAGGTGGCCCAAGGAGGAGGTACACGCGTTAATTAAGCTTCGGAGCGGGCTCGGGTCGAGGTACCAGGAGGCTGGGCCCAAGGGTCCGCTTTGGGAGGATATCTCCGCCGGAATGCATCGGCTAGGGTACAACCGTAGCGCCAAGAGATGCAAGGAGAAGTGGGAAAACATCAACAAGTACTTCAAGAAGGTGAAGGACAGCAACAAGAAGCGGCCGGAGGACTCGAAGTCCTGCCCCTACTTCCACGAACTTGAGGCACTCTATCGTAAGAAAACGCTAGGTAGTGACATCGCCGCAGGCGATCCTGGTGGCGGCAGCAGTGCGGTCGGTCAACAGAAACAGGAGCAAGACACCAATCCCAGCCCACTaggacagcagcagcagcggcatccGGCTGTGGCCGAAGGCCAGAATGGcgacaacaacaagaacaacatAAGTGGTGGGAATCCTGAGGCTGGAGGAGGGTCCACAGTTGTACAAGTGCAAACGAGAAATGGACAACAGCCACCGAGCTTCCCTGATCAAGAAGGAACGATGAAG AAGACGTTGTGA
- the LOC103985715 gene encoding trihelix transcription factor GTL1 isoform X2 encodes MFCHFPSPSSSSSSIFSSATSTLTSFLYYSFLVTYHLCISYIWCFSSLFLGFFFALPTPSLCLFSRPFFLFCKLSFLLFSLHVLIPAIPTASTSSSLSLAPLREGQRGRGSSVGNTSNRRTCSNCPKRRCRELKGETICSAMQQQPQQQQQPPPQLQQQGGSQFGADMAPFAPSGASPPAHVLQIPGAGPLHPPPQPSSQLVETAPALVNRRPPAPTDAANFDELAPAVAGGFHDDEALTVGYEAERGGTPGSRWPRQETLALLKIRSEMDAAFRDATFKGPLWEEVSRKLAELGYKRSAKKCKEKFENVHKYYKRTKDGRAGRQDGKTYRFFNQLEALHSSGGGGATTPTVTPAMLLTTTSPAQISFTTAPAGPPATRVQASSVSAAAPPPVATPSWVVPDLGPQANSSLAAAGISFSSDSTSSSSSESDDEETEDAGESREGRKRKRSGGSRARQQMMTFFQGLMRQVMERQEAMQQRFLEAIEKREQDRLIREDAWRLQEMARLSREQELLSQERAMAASRDTAVISYLQKISGQPVTSSSAVPASAVAISLTPLPLPPSHAPPPPQPPPQQQQEHQQKQGDRHHTPKTDVTATQRVTVSSEPEEGHCFEPVSSSRWPKEEVHALIKLRSGLGSRYQEAGPKGPLWEDISAGMHRLGYNRSAKRCKEKWENINKYFKKVKDSNKKRPEDSKSCPYFHELEALYRKKTLGSDIAAGDPGGGSSAVGQQKQEQDTNPSPLGQQQQRHPAVAEGQNGDNNKNNISGGNPEAGGGSTVVQVQTRNGQQPPSFPDQEGTMKVPTEQRHPPAVMDEHYKMDKPSSDNLDQDDDYEDEDDEDEVQYKLQFQRQIPSGDTAIATTAAATATASGTFLAMVQ; translated from the exons ATGTTTTGTCATTTCCCATcaccatcgtcatcatcatcatccatcttCTCTTCTGCTACCTCCACCCTGACCTCGTTTCTTTACTATTCCTTCCTTGTTACATATCATCTGTGCATCTCATATATATGGTGTTTTAGCAGTCTttttcttggttttttttttgctttgcctACACCCTCCCTTTGCCTCTTCTCTcgacctttctttctcttctgcaAGCTCTCGTTTTTATTGTTTTCGCTCCATGTACTGATTCCTGCAATCCCCACCGCCAGTACCTCCTCTTCTCTATCTCTTGCCCCACTGAGGGAGGGGCAGAGAGGAAGAGGGAGTTCAGTTGGCAACACTAGTAATAGAAGAACTTGTAGTAACTGCCCAAAAAGGCGTTGTCGAGAGCTGAAAGGGGAAACAATTTGCAGCGCCATGCAGCAGCAAccacagcaacagcagcagccgcCGCCGCAGCTGCAGCAGCAGGGCGGGTCCCAATTCGGTGCCGATATGGCCCCATTCGCGCCCTCGGGGGCCAGCCCCCCGGCTCACGTGCTCCAAATCCCCGGCGCCGGCCCCCTCCATCCGCCGCCGCAGCCGTCGTCGCAGCTGGTGGAGACCGCGCCGGCGCTCGTCAATCGTCGGCCCCCGGCACCCACGGATGCAGCCAATTTCGATGAGTTGGCCCCCGCCGTGGCCGGGGGCTTTCACGACGATGAGGCTCTCACCGTCGGCTACGAGGCCGAGCGCGGTGGGACGCCCGGGAGCCGCTGGCCGCGGCAGGAGACGCTCGCGCTGCTCAAGATCCGCTCCGAGATGGACGCCGCTTTTCGAGACGCCACCTTTAAGGGTCCTCTCTGGGAAGAAGTCTCCAG GAAGCTAGCGGAGTTGGGCTACAAGAGGAGCGCGAAGAAGTGCAAGGAGAAGTTCGAGAACGTACATAAGTACTACAAGCGCACCAAGGACGGCCGAGCCGGCCGCCAGGACGGCAAGACCTACCGCTTCTTTAACCAGCTCGAGGCTCTCCACAGCAGCGGTGGAGGCGGCGCCACCACGCCCACCGTGACACCTGCCATGCTTCTCACTACCACCTCCCCAGCCCAGATTAGCTTCACCACCGCCCCGGCGGGCCCCCCAGCTACTAGAGTCCAAGCTTCGTCTGTCTCCGCCGCGGCCCCACCGCCCGTCGCGACGCCATCTTGGGTCGTACCTGACCTTGGACCACAAGCGAACTCGAGTTTGGCTGCAGCGGGGATCAGCTTCTCGTCAGATTCGACCTCCTCTTCGTCGTCGGAGTCCGACGACGAGGAGACGGAAGATGCCGGCGAGAGTCGGGAAGGACGGAAGAGGAAGCGCAGTGGGGGGTCGAGGGCCAGACAGCAGATGATGACCTTCTTCCAGGGCCTGATGCGGCAGGTGATGGAGCGGCAGGAGGCCATGCAGCAACGATTCTTGGAGGCGATCGAGAAAAGAGAGCAGGACAGGTTGATCCGAGAGGACGCGTGGCGGCTGCAGGAGATGGCGCGACTCAGCCGAGAGCAGGAGTTGCTTTCCCAAGAGCGCGCTATGGCGGCGTCCCGAGACACTGCGGTCATTTCCTACCTTCAAAAGATCAGCGGCCAACCTGTCACATCATCGTCTGCCGTTCCGGCCAGTGCCGTTGCCATCTCCCTCACACCACTCCCTCTGCCGCCGTCGCACGCTCCGCCCCCGCCACAGCCACCACCTCAGCAGCAACAGGAACACCAGCAGAAGCAAGGGGATCGGCATCACACGCCAAAAACCGACGTCACGGCGACGCAGCGGGTGACCGTCAGCTCGGAGCCCGAAGAGGGTCATTGCTTCGAGCCAGTGTCGTCCTCGAGGTGGCCCAAGGAGGAGGTACACGCGTTAATTAAGCTTCGGAGCGGGCTCGGGTCGAGGTACCAGGAGGCTGGGCCCAAGGGTCCGCTTTGGGAGGATATCTCCGCCGGAATGCATCGGCTAGGGTACAACCGTAGCGCCAAGAGATGCAAGGAGAAGTGGGAAAACATCAACAAGTACTTCAAGAAGGTGAAGGACAGCAACAAGAAGCGGCCGGAGGACTCGAAGTCCTGCCCCTACTTCCACGAACTTGAGGCACTCTATCGTAAGAAAACGCTAGGTAGTGACATCGCCGCAGGCGATCCTGGTGGCGGCAGCAGTGCGGTCGGTCAACAGAAACAGGAGCAAGACACCAATCCCAGCCCACTaggacagcagcagcagcggcatccGGCTGTGGCCGAAGGCCAGAATGGcgacaacaacaagaacaacatAAGTGGTGGGAATCCTGAGGCTGGAGGAGGGTCCACAGTTGTACAAGTGCAAACGAGAAATGGACAACAGCCACCGAGCTTCCCTGATCAAGAAGGAACGATGAAG GTACCGACGGAGCAAAGGCACCCGCCGGCCGTGATGGATGAACACTACAAGATGGACAAGCCCAGCAGCGATAATCTGGACCAAGATGACGACTACGAGGACGAGGACGACGAGGATGAGGTGCAGTACAAATTACAGTTCCAGCGGCAGATACCCAGCGGCGACACCGCGATTGCAACGACAGCGGCAGCTACAGCGACTGCATCAGGCACCTTCTTGGCCATGGTTCAGTAG
- the LOC103985715 gene encoding trihelix transcription factor GTL1 isoform X4 — MFCHFPSPSSSSSSIFSSATSTLTSFLYYSFLVTYHLCISYIWCFSSLFLGFFFALPTPSLCLFSRPFFLFCKLSFLLFSLHVLIPAIPTASTSSSLSLAPLREGQRGRGSSVGNTSNRRTCSNCPKRRCRELKGETICSAMQQQPQQQQQPPPQLQQQGGSQFGADMAPFAPSGASPPAHVLQIPGAGPLHPPPQPSSQLVETAPALVNRRPPAPTDAANFDELAPAVAGGFHDDEALTVGYEAERGGTPGSRWPRQETLALLKIRSEMDAAFRDATFKGPLWEEVSRKLAELGYKRSAKKCKEKFENVHKYYKRTKDGRAGRQDGKTYRFFNQLEALHSSGGGGATTPTVTPAMLLTTTSPAQISFTTAPAGPPATRVQASSVSAAAPPPVATPSWVVPDLGPQANSSLAAAGISFSSDSTSSSSSESDDEETEDAGESREGRKRKRSGGSRARQQMMTFFQGLMRQVMERQEAMQQRFLEAIEKREQDRLIREDAWRLQEMARLSREQELLSQERAMAASRDTAVISYLQKISGQPVTSSSAVPASAVAISLTPLPLPPSHAPPPPQPPPQQQQEHQQKQGDRHHTPKTDVTATQRVTVSSEPEEGHCFEPVSSSRWPKEEVHALIKLRSGLGSRYQEAGPKGPLWEDISAGMHRLGYNRSAKRCKEKWENINKYFKKVKDSNKKRPEDSKSCPYFHELEALYRKKTLGSDIAAGDPGGGSSAVGQQKQEQDTNPSPLGQQQQRHPAVAEGQNGDNNKNNISGGNPEAGGGSTVVQVQTRNGQQPPSFPDQEGTMKTL, encoded by the exons ATGTTTTGTCATTTCCCATcaccatcgtcatcatcatcatccatcttCTCTTCTGCTACCTCCACCCTGACCTCGTTTCTTTACTATTCCTTCCTTGTTACATATCATCTGTGCATCTCATATATATGGTGTTTTAGCAGTCTttttcttggttttttttttgctttgcctACACCCTCCCTTTGCCTCTTCTCTcgacctttctttctcttctgcaAGCTCTCGTTTTTATTGTTTTCGCTCCATGTACTGATTCCTGCAATCCCCACCGCCAGTACCTCCTCTTCTCTATCTCTTGCCCCACTGAGGGAGGGGCAGAGAGGAAGAGGGAGTTCAGTTGGCAACACTAGTAATAGAAGAACTTGTAGTAACTGCCCAAAAAGGCGTTGTCGAGAGCTGAAAGGGGAAACAATTTGCAGCGCCATGCAGCAGCAAccacagcaacagcagcagccgcCGCCGCAGCTGCAGCAGCAGGGCGGGTCCCAATTCGGTGCCGATATGGCCCCATTCGCGCCCTCGGGGGCCAGCCCCCCGGCTCACGTGCTCCAAATCCCCGGCGCCGGCCCCCTCCATCCGCCGCCGCAGCCGTCGTCGCAGCTGGTGGAGACCGCGCCGGCGCTCGTCAATCGTCGGCCCCCGGCACCCACGGATGCAGCCAATTTCGATGAGTTGGCCCCCGCCGTGGCCGGGGGCTTTCACGACGATGAGGCTCTCACCGTCGGCTACGAGGCCGAGCGCGGTGGGACGCCCGGGAGCCGCTGGCCGCGGCAGGAGACGCTCGCGCTGCTCAAGATCCGCTCCGAGATGGACGCCGCTTTTCGAGACGCCACCTTTAAGGGTCCTCTCTGGGAAGAAGTCTCCAG GAAGCTAGCGGAGTTGGGCTACAAGAGGAGCGCGAAGAAGTGCAAGGAGAAGTTCGAGAACGTACATAAGTACTACAAGCGCACCAAGGACGGCCGAGCCGGCCGCCAGGACGGCAAGACCTACCGCTTCTTTAACCAGCTCGAGGCTCTCCACAGCAGCGGTGGAGGCGGCGCCACCACGCCCACCGTGACACCTGCCATGCTTCTCACTACCACCTCCCCAGCCCAGATTAGCTTCACCACCGCCCCGGCGGGCCCCCCAGCTACTAGAGTCCAAGCTTCGTCTGTCTCCGCCGCGGCCCCACCGCCCGTCGCGACGCCATCTTGGGTCGTACCTGACCTTGGACCACAAGCGAACTCGAGTTTGGCTGCAGCGGGGATCAGCTTCTCGTCAGATTCGACCTCCTCTTCGTCGTCGGAGTCCGACGACGAGGAGACGGAAGATGCCGGCGAGAGTCGGGAAGGACGGAAGAGGAAGCGCAGTGGGGGGTCGAGGGCCAGACAGCAGATGATGACCTTCTTCCAGGGCCTGATGCGGCAGGTGATGGAGCGGCAGGAGGCCATGCAGCAACGATTCTTGGAGGCGATCGAGAAAAGAGAGCAGGACAGGTTGATCCGAGAGGACGCGTGGCGGCTGCAGGAGATGGCGCGACTCAGCCGAGAGCAGGAGTTGCTTTCCCAAGAGCGCGCTATGGCGGCGTCCCGAGACACTGCGGTCATTTCCTACCTTCAAAAGATCAGCGGCCAACCTGTCACATCATCGTCTGCCGTTCCGGCCAGTGCCGTTGCCATCTCCCTCACACCACTCCCTCTGCCGCCGTCGCACGCTCCGCCCCCGCCACAGCCACCACCTCAGCAGCAACAGGAACACCAGCAGAAGCAAGGGGATCGGCATCACACGCCAAAAACCGACGTCACGGCGACGCAGCGGGTGACCGTCAGCTCGGAGCCCGAAGAGGGTCATTGCTTCGAGCCAGTGTCGTCCTCGAGGTGGCCCAAGGAGGAGGTACACGCGTTAATTAAGCTTCGGAGCGGGCTCGGGTCGAGGTACCAGGAGGCTGGGCCCAAGGGTCCGCTTTGGGAGGATATCTCCGCCGGAATGCATCGGCTAGGGTACAACCGTAGCGCCAAGAGATGCAAGGAGAAGTGGGAAAACATCAACAAGTACTTCAAGAAGGTGAAGGACAGCAACAAGAAGCGGCCGGAGGACTCGAAGTCCTGCCCCTACTTCCACGAACTTGAGGCACTCTATCGTAAGAAAACGCTAGGTAGTGACATCGCCGCAGGCGATCCTGGTGGCGGCAGCAGTGCGGTCGGTCAACAGAAACAGGAGCAAGACACCAATCCCAGCCCACTaggacagcagcagcagcggcatccGGCTGTGGCCGAAGGCCAGAATGGcgacaacaacaagaacaacatAAGTGGTGGGAATCCTGAGGCTGGAGGAGGGTCCACAGTTGTACAAGTGCAAACGAGAAATGGACAACAGCCACCGAGCTTCCCTGATCAAGAAGGAACGATGAAG ACGTTGTGA
- the LOC103985715 gene encoding trihelix transcription factor GTL1 isoform X1 encodes MFCHFPSPSSSSSSIFSSATSTLTSFLYYSFLVTYHLCISYIWCFSSLFLGFFFALPTPSLCLFSRPFFLFCKLSFLLFSLHVLIPAIPTASTSSSLSLAPLREGQRGRGSSVGNTSNRRTCSNCPKRRCRELKGETICSAMQQQPQQQQQPPPQLQQQGGSQFGADMAPFAPSGASPPAHVLQIPGAGPLHPPPQPSSQLVETAPALVNRRPPAPTDAANFDELAPAVAGGFHDDEALTVGYEAERGGTPGSRWPRQETLALLKIRSEMDAAFRDATFKGPLWEEVSRKLAELGYKRSAKKCKEKFENVHKYYKRTKDGRAGRQDGKTYRFFNQLEALHSSGGGGATTPTVTPAMLLTTTSPAQISFTTAPAGPPATRVQASSVSAAAPPPVATPSWVVPDLGPQANSSLAAAGISFSSDSTSSSSSESDDEETEDAGESREGRKRKRSGGSRARQQMMTFFQGLMRQVMERQEAMQQRFLEAIEKREQDRLIREDAWRLQEMARLSREQELLSQERAMAASRDTAVISYLQKISGQPVTSSSAVPASAVAISLTPLPLPPSHAPPPPQPPPQQQQEHQQKQGDRHHTPKTDVTATQRVTVSSEPEEGHCFEPVSSSRWPKEEVHALIKLRSGLGSRYQEAGPKGPLWEDISAGMHRLGYNRSAKRCKEKWENINKYFKKVKDSNKKRPEDSKSCPYFHELEALYRKKTLGSDIAAGDPGGGSSAVGQQKQEQDTNPSPLGQQQQRHPAVAEGQNGDNNKNNISGGNPEAGGGSTVVQVQTRNGQQPPSFPDQEGTMKPEDVVKVPTEQRHPPAVMDEHYKMDKPSSDNLDQDDDYEDEDDEDEVQYKLQFQRQIPSGDTAIATTAAATATASGTFLAMVQ; translated from the exons ATGTTTTGTCATTTCCCATcaccatcgtcatcatcatcatccatcttCTCTTCTGCTACCTCCACCCTGACCTCGTTTCTTTACTATTCCTTCCTTGTTACATATCATCTGTGCATCTCATATATATGGTGTTTTAGCAGTCTttttcttggttttttttttgctttgcctACACCCTCCCTTTGCCTCTTCTCTcgacctttctttctcttctgcaAGCTCTCGTTTTTATTGTTTTCGCTCCATGTACTGATTCCTGCAATCCCCACCGCCAGTACCTCCTCTTCTCTATCTCTTGCCCCACTGAGGGAGGGGCAGAGAGGAAGAGGGAGTTCAGTTGGCAACACTAGTAATAGAAGAACTTGTAGTAACTGCCCAAAAAGGCGTTGTCGAGAGCTGAAAGGGGAAACAATTTGCAGCGCCATGCAGCAGCAAccacagcaacagcagcagccgcCGCCGCAGCTGCAGCAGCAGGGCGGGTCCCAATTCGGTGCCGATATGGCCCCATTCGCGCCCTCGGGGGCCAGCCCCCCGGCTCACGTGCTCCAAATCCCCGGCGCCGGCCCCCTCCATCCGCCGCCGCAGCCGTCGTCGCAGCTGGTGGAGACCGCGCCGGCGCTCGTCAATCGTCGGCCCCCGGCACCCACGGATGCAGCCAATTTCGATGAGTTGGCCCCCGCCGTGGCCGGGGGCTTTCACGACGATGAGGCTCTCACCGTCGGCTACGAGGCCGAGCGCGGTGGGACGCCCGGGAGCCGCTGGCCGCGGCAGGAGACGCTCGCGCTGCTCAAGATCCGCTCCGAGATGGACGCCGCTTTTCGAGACGCCACCTTTAAGGGTCCTCTCTGGGAAGAAGTCTCCAG GAAGCTAGCGGAGTTGGGCTACAAGAGGAGCGCGAAGAAGTGCAAGGAGAAGTTCGAGAACGTACATAAGTACTACAAGCGCACCAAGGACGGCCGAGCCGGCCGCCAGGACGGCAAGACCTACCGCTTCTTTAACCAGCTCGAGGCTCTCCACAGCAGCGGTGGAGGCGGCGCCACCACGCCCACCGTGACACCTGCCATGCTTCTCACTACCACCTCCCCAGCCCAGATTAGCTTCACCACCGCCCCGGCGGGCCCCCCAGCTACTAGAGTCCAAGCTTCGTCTGTCTCCGCCGCGGCCCCACCGCCCGTCGCGACGCCATCTTGGGTCGTACCTGACCTTGGACCACAAGCGAACTCGAGTTTGGCTGCAGCGGGGATCAGCTTCTCGTCAGATTCGACCTCCTCTTCGTCGTCGGAGTCCGACGACGAGGAGACGGAAGATGCCGGCGAGAGTCGGGAAGGACGGAAGAGGAAGCGCAGTGGGGGGTCGAGGGCCAGACAGCAGATGATGACCTTCTTCCAGGGCCTGATGCGGCAGGTGATGGAGCGGCAGGAGGCCATGCAGCAACGATTCTTGGAGGCGATCGAGAAAAGAGAGCAGGACAGGTTGATCCGAGAGGACGCGTGGCGGCTGCAGGAGATGGCGCGACTCAGCCGAGAGCAGGAGTTGCTTTCCCAAGAGCGCGCTATGGCGGCGTCCCGAGACACTGCGGTCATTTCCTACCTTCAAAAGATCAGCGGCCAACCTGTCACATCATCGTCTGCCGTTCCGGCCAGTGCCGTTGCCATCTCCCTCACACCACTCCCTCTGCCGCCGTCGCACGCTCCGCCCCCGCCACAGCCACCACCTCAGCAGCAACAGGAACACCAGCAGAAGCAAGGGGATCGGCATCACACGCCAAAAACCGACGTCACGGCGACGCAGCGGGTGACCGTCAGCTCGGAGCCCGAAGAGGGTCATTGCTTCGAGCCAGTGTCGTCCTCGAGGTGGCCCAAGGAGGAGGTACACGCGTTAATTAAGCTTCGGAGCGGGCTCGGGTCGAGGTACCAGGAGGCTGGGCCCAAGGGTCCGCTTTGGGAGGATATCTCCGCCGGAATGCATCGGCTAGGGTACAACCGTAGCGCCAAGAGATGCAAGGAGAAGTGGGAAAACATCAACAAGTACTTCAAGAAGGTGAAGGACAGCAACAAGAAGCGGCCGGAGGACTCGAAGTCCTGCCCCTACTTCCACGAACTTGAGGCACTCTATCGTAAGAAAACGCTAGGTAGTGACATCGCCGCAGGCGATCCTGGTGGCGGCAGCAGTGCGGTCGGTCAACAGAAACAGGAGCAAGACACCAATCCCAGCCCACTaggacagcagcagcagcggcatccGGCTGTGGCCGAAGGCCAGAATGGcgacaacaacaagaacaacatAAGTGGTGGGAATCCTGAGGCTGGAGGAGGGTCCACAGTTGTACAAGTGCAAACGAGAAATGGACAACAGCCACCGAGCTTCCCTGATCAAGAAGGAACGATGAAG CCAGAAGACGTTGTGAAGGTACCGACGGAGCAAAGGCACCCGCCGGCCGTGATGGATGAACACTACAAGATGGACAAGCCCAGCAGCGATAATCTGGACCAAGATGACGACTACGAGGACGAGGACGACGAGGATGAGGTGCAGTACAAATTACAGTTCCAGCGGCAGATACCCAGCGGCGACACCGCGATTGCAACGACAGCGGCAGCTACAGCGACTGCATCAGGCACCTTCTTGGCCATGGTTCAGTAG